A region from the Oculatellaceae cyanobacterium genome encodes:
- a CDS encoding Npun_R2479 family HD domain-containing metalloprotein yields the protein MFNATEILIDAFVEKLREGYRRTYGGYKHDYEDIIAWAGSMAMENIANSDALYHNVEHSILVTLVGQEVLRGRHIREGGVSCEDWLHFVISLVCHDIGYVKGVCRQDRENERLYSTGKDGEMVSIPAGASDASLTPYHVDRAKEFIEERFGAHKLIDAEVIKHNIELTRFPVPKAEDHQDTINYPGLVRASDLIGQLSDLRYLKKISALFYEFEETGVNKALGYRHPGDLRRNYPKFYWNGVHPYLKNALNYLALTQQGKQIIANLYSNVFVVEHETIEEERMKLMEQVGV from the coding sequence ATGTTTAATGCCACCGAGATTCTAATTGATGCCTTTGTTGAGAAGCTTCGGGAAGGTTATCGCCGCACCTACGGCGGATACAAGCACGACTATGAGGACATAATTGCGTGGGCAGGTAGTATGGCAATGGAAAACATTGCTAACAGCGATGCCCTATACCATAACGTCGAACACTCCATCTTAGTAACTTTAGTAGGACAGGAAGTGTTGCGTGGTAGACATATCCGTGAAGGGGGAGTATCCTGCGAAGACTGGCTGCACTTTGTGATTTCTCTGGTATGTCATGATATTGGCTACGTTAAAGGAGTATGTCGCCAAGATAGAGAAAACGAAAGATTGTATTCCACAGGTAAAGACGGAGAAATGGTTTCCATACCTGCTGGAGCTTCAGATGCTAGCTTGACCCCTTATCATGTAGACAGAGCCAAAGAATTTATTGAAGAGCGTTTTGGTGCTCATAAATTAATTGATGCTGAAGTAATTAAGCACAATATTGAGTTAACCCGCTTCCCAGTACCAAAAGCTGAGGATCATCAAGATACAATTAACTATCCTGGCTTAGTTAGAGCATCTGACTTGATTGGTCAATTAAGCGATCTACGTTATCTTAAAAAAATTAGTGCGCTATTCTATGAGTTTGAAGAAACAGGGGTAAATAAAGCATTGGGCTATCGCCACCCTGGAGATTTGCGGCGCAACTATCCTAAATTTTATTGGAACGGAGTACATCCCTACCTCAAGAATGCGCTTAATTATTTGGCGCTAACGCAACAAGGTAAACAAATAATTGCTAATCTTTACTCGAATGTATTTGTGGTAGAACACGAAACAATTGAGGAAGAACGGATGAAACTTATGGAACAGGTTGGCGTTTAA
- a CDS encoding ABC transporter permease has protein sequence MNWWQKLKKNNLARIGAALLLVFYISVFAADFVAPYDPYVSQADGSLLPPTKIYWQTPDGKFIGPHVYPTKQGPTILETGDRQLIVDKQQPSPLRLFVQGTTYNLFQLKLPLPQWQKVNSTKSQPTSQLKWDEVEIFPGIPCNLHLFGTTGAAKFNLLGTDEQARDQFSRLAYGGRISLSIGLVGIAISFPLGMLIGGISGYFGGWIDAVLMRVVEVLMTIPSIYLLVALAAVLPPGLTSAERFMLIVLITSLISWAGLARVIRGQVLSIKEREFVQAARAMGAKRLYIIVRHVLPQTASYVIISATLAVPGFIGAEAVLSLIGLGIQQPDPSWGNMLSLATNASIIVLQPWLIWPPALLIILTTLAFNILGDGLRDALDPRNLQR, from the coding sequence ATGAATTGGTGGCAGAAACTAAAAAAAAATAACTTGGCTCGTATTGGCGCGGCGCTGCTGTTAGTCTTTTATATAAGCGTGTTTGCGGCAGATTTTGTAGCACCTTATGATCCTTATGTTTCTCAAGCAGATGGTTCTTTGCTACCACCGACTAAGATTTATTGGCAAACTCCAGACGGAAAGTTTATTGGCCCTCACGTTTATCCTACCAAGCAAGGGCCGACAATTTTAGAAACAGGCGATCGCCAATTAATTGTTGATAAACAACAACCTTCTCCCCTGCGGTTGTTTGTTCAAGGTACTACTTATAATTTATTTCAGCTTAAACTGCCACTACCTCAATGGCAAAAAGTTAATTCTACAAAATCTCAACCTACATCCCAACTTAAATGGGATGAAGTAGAAATCTTTCCAGGTATCCCCTGTAACTTACATTTATTTGGTACTACTGGTGCAGCTAAATTTAACCTTTTAGGAACCGATGAACAAGCCCGCGATCAATTTAGTCGCCTAGCTTATGGTGGCAGAATTAGTCTGAGCATTGGTTTAGTTGGGATTGCTATCTCTTTCCCGTTGGGAATGTTAATTGGGGGTATTTCTGGTTATTTTGGTGGTTGGATAGATGCTGTATTAATGCGCGTCGTAGAAGTGTTGATGACGATTCCCAGTATCTACTTGCTAGTTGCTCTCGCTGCCGTGTTGCCCCCTGGACTAACAAGTGCCGAGCGGTTTATGTTGATTGTATTAATTACTTCCTTAATTAGTTGGGCAGGTTTGGCGCGGGTAATTCGGGGACAGGTTTTATCAATAAAAGAGCGAGAATTTGTCCAAGCTGCAAGGGCAATGGGTGCTAAACGGCTTTATATTATTGTTCGCCACGTTCTCCCCCAGACTGCTAGTTATGTGATTATTTCAGCAACCCTGGCGGTTCCTGGTTTTATTGGAGCAGAAGCCGTTTTGAGTTTGATTGGGTTGGGTATTCAGCAACCTGATCCCTCTTGGGGAAATATGCTGTCTTTGGCAACGAATGCTTCAATTATTGTGTTACAACCTTGGTTAATTTGGCCACCTGCGTTATTAATTATTCTGACAACTTTGGCTTTTAATATCCTGGGTGATGGTTTGCGAGACGCGCTAGATCCTCGGAATTTGCAGCGTTAA
- a CDS encoding type II toxin-antitoxin system HicA family toxin, producing the protein MKVREIIRSIEDDGWYLVRTRGSHRHFHHDEKPGTVTVAGKLSDDVPAGTLKNILKQAQLNRRGEDSGEV; encoded by the coding sequence ATGAAAGTTCGTGAAATCATCCGCTCTATTGAGGATGATGGATGGTATCTAGTGCGTACCAGAGGCAGTCATCGACATTTTCATCACGATGAAAAACCTGGAACAGTTACTGTTGCTGGAAAACTATCAGATGACGTTCCAGCAGGAACGTTGAAAAACATCCTCAAGCAAGCTCAATTAAACCGAAGAGGTGAAGACAGTGGCGAAGTATAA
- a CDS encoding type II toxin-antitoxin system HicB family antitoxin, translated as MAKYKYEVVVEKAENNYSAYSPDVPGCGATGETEEEVIEQIQQAIEYHLEDLKEQGLPIPEPNTNKRFVVEVNV; from the coding sequence GTGGCGAAGTATAAATACGAGGTTGTAGTAGAAAAGGCTGAAAACAACTATTCTGCCTACTCTCCTGATGTCCCTGGATGTGGAGCAACGGGAGAGACAGAGGAAGAAGTAATCGAGCAAATTCAACAGGCAATCGAGTACCACTTAGAAGATTTAAAGGAACAGGGTTTGCCTATTCCCGAACCTAACACAAACAAACGTTTTGTAGTTGAAGTCAACGTTTAA
- the tsaB gene encoding tRNA (adenosine(37)-N6)-threonylcarbamoyltransferase complex dimerization subunit type 1 TsaB, giving the protein MRNNLTANKSGLGIHTSSAELGLAISNFAGDLRTQAWDLGRDLSNVFHQYLLDFISPQTWADLEFIAVAKGPGGFTGTRIGVVTARTLAQQLDIPLFTISTLAALAWEKKQVETILDSAIAIQMPAQRNQLFTAIYQVSADNLGLNELFPDTVIAPEAWQQTLDNLKMPYQLIEISSGIGLGESVTSLLELAYIEWQQGNSPHWSEALPFYGQHPVDIK; this is encoded by the coding sequence ATGCGTAACAACCTTACAGCAAATAAATCTGGTTTAGGTATTCACACTAGCAGTGCTGAATTAGGTTTAGCAATTAGCAATTTTGCTGGTGACTTGCGTACTCAAGCATGGGATTTGGGAAGAGATTTATCTAATGTTTTTCACCAGTATTTACTTGATTTTATCTCACCTCAAACTTGGGCAGATTTAGAGTTTATTGCAGTAGCAAAAGGCCCTGGTGGATTTACGGGTACTCGTATTGGTGTAGTTACTGCCCGTACACTAGCACAACAGCTAGATATTCCCTTATTTACAATCTCTACATTGGCAGCTTTGGCATGGGAGAAAAAACAAGTAGAAACAATTTTAGATAGTGCGATCGCCATCCAAATGCCTGCACAAAGAAATCAATTATTTACTGCTATTTATCAGGTATCCGCCGATAATTTAGGACTAAACGAGTTATTTCCAGATACAGTAATTGCTCCTGAAGCATGGCAACAAACTTTAGATAATTTGAAAATGCCATATCAGCTTATTGAAATTTCATCTGGGATAGGATTAGGTGAATCAGTCACCAGCTTGCTAGAACTTGCTTATATTGAGTGGCAACAAGGAAACTCCCCACATTGGTCAGAAGCTTTGCCTTTCTATGGTCAGCACCCCGTAGATATTAAGTAG
- a CDS encoding Npun_F5560 family protein — translation MTKTETPTLPKLQSEVARLREELQMRDQLVQQLSQELFRLVKGNATFMPKPEVSERQIAEVKLLRQQLQEVEQQVTFYQEQISERDGEIHQLRQSVQELNERSRMLEQVVQELPQIYRQKFAERMVPLKERVTMLQRENRQLHAELRSVSYRLAVRSRNIGKIDLPTFNRVSVGSIPTYGNL, via the coding sequence ATGACCAAAACAGAAACACCAACCCTACCAAAGCTTCAATCAGAAGTTGCTCGTCTACGAGAAGAGTTACAAATGCGAGATCAGCTAGTGCAGCAGCTATCTCAAGAACTCTTTCGGCTCGTCAAGGGCAATGCTACCTTCATGCCCAAGCCAGAGGTTTCTGAGCGTCAAATAGCAGAAGTTAAACTACTGCGGCAACAACTGCAAGAAGTCGAGCAGCAAGTAACGTTTTATCAAGAGCAAATTTCTGAGCGTGATGGTGAAATTCATCAATTACGGCAATCTGTCCAAGAATTGAACGAACGCAGCCGGATGCTAGAACAAGTAGTCCAAGAATTGCCCCAAATTTACCGCCAGAAGTTTGCAGAAAGGATGGTACCGCTCAAAGAAAGAGTAACAATGCTGCAACGAGAAAACCGCCAGCTTCATGCAGAACTGCGTAGCGTCAGCTATCGTTTAGCTGTCAGAAGCCGTAATATTGGCAAAATTGACTTGCCAACTTTTAACCGCGTCAGTGTTGGCTCAATTCCTACCTATGGGAATCTATAA
- a CDS encoding phosphoglucomutase/phosphomannomutase family protein, whose translation MSTASSSQQIKFGTDGWRGIIADDFTFANVCKVTRAIANYLETAYSKDRPVLIAYDTRFLADQFAHTAASVLADLGWTVKVTDRDCPTPVIAYNARLLNSAGALMFTASHNPAPYCGIKYIPDYAGPATPEITDTIVANIEGATDQPPSGSNLDKISTFDPKPEYLKFIYTLIDVERIKSAKLKVKYDALYSTSRGYLDTVLEHCGCETESFHTYRDVLFGGGMPEPKGEQLIELVEAVKKDHADLGLATDGDSDRFGIVDEQGNVLTPNTVLLLLARHLSKNKGKTGAIVRTVATTHLLDNLAGKYGLQIYETAVGFKYIGEKMRETQVLIGGEESGGLSVIGHIPEKDGILADMLVAEAIAYEGKPLSQLVAEAIAEADGPLYNQRLDLHLEDAHKAAVLDSFTKNPPAEVSGIKINEVGRKDGIKLYLQEGSWVLLRPSGTEPLMRVYMETNTPEKLGQIAQYMESMIADLKPVGV comes from the coding sequence ATGAGTACAGCCAGCAGTTCACAACAGATCAAGTTTGGCACCGATGGATGGCGCGGAATTATTGCAGATGACTTTACTTTTGCTAATGTCTGTAAGGTTACACGCGCGATCGCAAATTATTTAGAAACCGCTTACTCGAAAGATAGACCTGTTTTAATTGCCTACGATACCCGTTTTTTAGCCGATCAGTTTGCCCATACTGCGGCTTCTGTGCTGGCAGATTTAGGTTGGACGGTAAAAGTTACGGATCGCGATTGTCCCACGCCTGTAATCGCTTACAATGCCCGTTTACTAAATTCTGCTGGGGCGCTGATGTTCACTGCCAGCCATAACCCAGCACCTTATTGTGGGATTAAATATATTCCTGACTACGCAGGGCCAGCAACACCAGAAATTACCGATACAATTGTTGCCAATATTGAAGGCGCAACCGATCAACCTCCAAGTGGTAGCAATCTTGATAAAATTTCCACTTTTGATCCCAAACCAGAGTACTTAAAATTTATTTACACTCTGATTGATGTTGAGCGGATCAAGAGTGCCAAGCTAAAAGTTAAATATGATGCCCTTTATTCTACTTCTCGCGGCTACTTGGATACTGTTTTAGAACACTGTGGCTGTGAGACAGAATCTTTCCACACCTACCGTGATGTATTATTTGGCGGTGGAATGCCAGAACCCAAGGGAGAACAACTAATTGAGTTAGTTGAAGCGGTGAAGAAGGATCATGCTGATTTGGGTTTGGCGACGGATGGAGATAGCGATCGCTTTGGCATTGTTGATGAACAAGGTAATGTTCTCACACCTAATACAGTACTGTTACTTTTAGCCCGTCACCTCAGCAAAAATAAGGGTAAAACAGGGGCAATTGTCCGCACTGTTGCTACTACTCACCTGTTAGATAATTTAGCTGGTAAGTACGGTTTGCAAATCTATGAAACTGCTGTAGGTTTCAAATACATTGGGGAGAAAATGCGCGAAACCCAAGTATTAATTGGTGGTGAAGAATCTGGTGGTTTAAGTGTGATTGGGCATATCCCCGAAAAAGACGGGATTTTAGCAGATATGCTAGTCGCAGAAGCGATCGCCTATGAAGGCAAACCATTAAGTCAGTTAGTTGCAGAAGCGATCGCGGAAGCTGATGGCCCTCTCTACAACCAACGCCTTGATTTACACTTAGAGGATGCACATAAAGCTGCTGTGCTAGATTCTTTCACCAAGAACCCACCCGCAGAAGTTTCAGGCATCAAAATCAACGAAGTAGGACGCAAGGACGGTATTAAACTTTACTTACAAGAAGGAAGTTGGGTGCTGTTGCGTCCATCGGGAACTGAACCTTTGATGCGCGTCTACATGGAAACTAATACTCCTGAAAAATTGGGTCAAATTGCTCAATACATGGAAAGCATGATTGCTGATTTGAAACCAGTGGGAGTATAG
- a CDS encoding LapA family protein: MNTFTNLLTSLIVAGWVAAIAIISVQNYTLVSVKFLTFQSIQIPIGIVLGFSAAAGVIGGAIAPIIFRGSSSPNQNEEFSEDDDVDF; encoded by the coding sequence ATGAATACATTTACTAACTTACTTACTTCTTTAATTGTCGCTGGCTGGGTGGCTGCGATCGCGATTATTTCTGTGCAAAATTACACCTTAGTATCTGTCAAGTTTCTCACGTTCCAATCAATTCAAATACCGATAGGAATTGTGCTAGGTTTTAGTGCTGCTGCGGGAGTAATTGGCGGTGCGATCGCGCCAATTATTTTTCGGGGATCTAGTTCCCCTAATCAAAATGAGGAATTTAGTGAAGACGATGATGTAGATTTTTGA
- a CDS encoding thermonuclease family protein: MMTSTWKLTQQPHIWLGAIVLILSLIGCENLLKPPTTTSPAYSVKRVSDGDTLAVTDSSGNKFNVRFACMDAPEIAHSTAEKQSKKAVDKNQFKWGVQAQQRLQNLVKQGGDRVALTVTDTDRYGRKVSEVRLPNGTLVQEVLIRDGLAMVYTPYLKNCPSARIVQQAEAEAKQARRGVWGDSKFVPAWEFRKEQRQAKAKQ, from the coding sequence ATGATGACTTCGACTTGGAAACTAACCCAACAACCCCATATTTGGCTAGGTGCAATTGTACTTATTTTAAGTTTAATTGGGTGTGAAAACTTGTTAAAGCCTCCCACAACAACATCACCTGCTTATTCTGTAAAGCGCGTGAGTGACGGGGATACTCTGGCTGTAACTGATAGTAGTGGGAATAAGTTTAATGTGCGCTTTGCGTGTATGGATGCACCAGAAATTGCACATTCCACGGCGGAAAAGCAAAGTAAAAAAGCAGTAGATAAAAACCAATTTAAATGGGGAGTACAAGCGCAACAGCGTTTACAAAATTTAGTAAAACAAGGAGGCGATCGCGTAGCCTTAACTGTAACTGATACCGATCGTTATGGGCGCAAAGTGAGTGAAGTACGCCTTCCTAATGGCACTTTAGTACAAGAAGTATTAATCCGTGATGGACTAGCAATGGTTTACACGCCTTATCTGAAAAATTGTCCCAGTGCAAGAATTGTCCAGCAAGCAGAAGCAGAAGCGAAGCAAGCGCGGCGCGGGGTTTGGGGGGACTCTAAATTTGTCCCTGCTTGGGAGTTTAGAAAAGAGCAACGTCAGGCAAAAGCAAAGCAGTAA
- a CDS encoding beta/gamma crystallin domain-containing protein encodes MKNKEKIKPLISSSIIIALSTLANNLVISKNAIAQPPIVVAQTTTDIGATFYEGENLSGKKFTLSKYGVRRELSDSWNDKISSIKIAPNCTVLLYENFQFQGKLAVYEGQTTGLTINKLGVYWNDKISSLKVFCMGINPG; translated from the coding sequence ATGAAAAATAAAGAAAAAATTAAACCGTTAATATCTTCTTCAATTATTATTGCCTTAAGCACCTTGGCAAATAATTTAGTTATTTCTAAAAATGCTATTGCACAGCCACCGATAGTAGTAGCACAGACTACTACTGATATAGGAGCGACTTTTTATGAAGGAGAAAATCTCTCAGGTAAGAAATTTACATTATCTAAATATGGTGTACGGAGAGAACTATCAGATTCTTGGAATGATAAAATATCTTCAATAAAAATAGCTCCTAATTGTACTGTTCTATTGTATGAAAACTTTCAATTTCAGGGAAAATTGGCAGTTTATGAGGGTCAAACAACTGGCTTAACGATTAATAAGTTAGGAGTTTATTGGAATGACAAAATAAGTTCACTAAAAGTATTTTGTATGGGAATAAATCCAGGATAA